The nucleotide sequence ATCTCACGTGAGGCGATCACCCAGGTGGTGTTCACGCACGCCCATCCCGATCATCTCTGGGGCGCGGTCGATGATTTCGACGACAGCGAACGGTTTCCCAATGCCCGCTACGTCGTGCCGGCCGCGGAATGGGATTTCTGGACCCGCGAGGATGTCGAGACCCGCGTACCGGATTGGCTTAAGGGCCTCTCCGTAGGCTCGCGACGGACCCTGCGACGCCTTGAGGCGAAGGTGGAGCGCCGTAAGCCCGGCGAAAGCATCGCTCCCGGCCTCACCTACGTCGCGACGCCGGGGCATACGCCCGGTCACGCCTCCGTCCTTGTCGAAGCCGGTCGGGAGCAGGTACTGATCGGCGGGGATGCCTTGAGCCACGCGGTTGTGTCGTTCCGCCGCCCCGCCTGGGCCTTCGGAAGCGATCTCGACCGTGACCTCGCGGCGCGTACCCGCCTCACCCTGCTGGACCGCTTGGCGAATGAGCGGATGACGCTTGTCGGCTTTCACCTCCCGAGCTCAGGCGTCGGACGTGTCGAGCGCGTTGGTGCGAGTTATCGCTTCGTACAAACCTGACGACACGATTTCGCAGGAATATTCCTGTCGGAACAGGACCGTTCGCGAACGGAGTGGACACGATGATGCTGTCGCGTAGGGGCGTGTCCGGACTGGCCGCGCTGATGGCTTGGCTCGTGGCGAGCAGGGCCTCGGCGACCCAATCGGCTGACCCCAAGACCCATCGGGTCGCACTGCAGGTCAGTTCTCGCGAGAACGGCGTGTTCGACCTCGCCCTCAACAACGCGGTCAATCTCGCACGCGAATACAGCAATCAGGCCGAGGAGCTTGAGGTCGAGATCGTTGCCTATGGGCCGGGTCTGCACATGCTGCGGGCCGACACATCGCCCGTGACGTCGAGGA is from Methylorubrum sp. B1-46 and encodes:
- a CDS encoding MBL fold metallo-hydrolase produces the protein MTSRPNSAGTRCDRRLFLGGLAAGFAGAWPVRRASANQTAALRVGAASVETASDGTLSSSLAFMLPDTPRAEVEAVFKAEGQPAEATPIPTNPSLVRIGSEVILIDAGSGNSFQPTAGKLGETLESRNISREAITQVVFTHAHPDHLWGAVDDFDDSERFPNARYVVPAAEWDFWTREDVETRVPDWLKGLSVGSRRTLRRLEAKVERRKPGESIAPGLTYVATPGHTPGHASVLVEAGREQVLIGGDALSHAVVSFRRPAWAFGSDLDRDLAARTRLTLLDRLANERMTLVGFHLPSSGVGRVERVGASYRFVQT